The stretch of DNA TACTGGTTTATTGATGCGTGTCGATTGCATGGTTCAGGGACCGTTGATACAGCAGTTTGGCGGTTTGCTGAATTTCGTTTTTTACTTTTTCATTCGTGAGCGTGTCCCAATGGAGCACGTCAAAAAAGAACGGCATCGGGCTATCTTCTTCCAGCACAAAATGAATGTGCGACACGGTTTCGCGTTCCACATCCGGCCCAATCAGTGCCAAATCGACGTCGGAGCCGGGTCGGTTTGTGCCTTTAGCGCGTGAGCCATACACCCAAACCTGCTCAACGTCAGGATGTTGCCGAAACAAGTTTGTCATATAAACAATGTCGGAGTCGCGCAGGCCGAAGGTCATGAGTTGGCAGTTTTCTCTTGTAACGTTTGTTCCAGACGTTCCAAAAAAATTAAAAATCACTCAAACTCAGCCGCCAGCCGCCGGTCGGGGAGGGTGCTGAGTGGCAGACGAAAAAGCGTCACCGCTTCGCCAATGGCGTTATCCGCTTCATCGAATCGATATTTATTGACCCCTACCAGCACCCGCCCATCACGAACGGCCTGACGCTTTGCCTGATAAGCCCGCTCAATCTCGGCTTGTATAAAACCCATCTCGAACGCTTTTGCCAGCCCGCCCATGCCCTGCACCTGCCCGAACAACGCCCAGGCACGCTCGGTCAGTTCGTGGGTAAGTGTTTCAATGTAATAACTACCCGCCGAAGGGTCGGCTACTTTGTCGAAATAACTTTCGTCGCGCAGCAGCACCGACACGTTGCGGGCGATGCGTTCCGAAAATTCATTCGGGGCATTAAGCAGCGTATCATACGGCTGAACCGTCAGCGCGTCGCAGCCGCCAACTACTGCCGCCATCGCTTCGGTGGTAGCCCGCAGTAGGTTGGAGTAAGGCGTGGCAGTGGCGTTATAAAAGGAGGACGTTTGGCAGTGAACGAGTGATGAGTGATGAGTGATGAACGATGAACGTTGATAAAAACG from Spirosoma montaniterrae encodes:
- a CDS encoding nucleotidyltransferase family protein; this encodes MTFGLRDSDIVYMTNLFRQHPDVEQVWVYGSRAKGTNRPGSDVDLALIGPDVERETVSHIHFVLEEDSPMPFFFDVLHWDTLTNEKVKNEIQQTAKLLYQRSLNHAIDTHQ